A window from Leptospira meyeri encodes these proteins:
- a CDS encoding phosphoribosylanthranilate isomerase, with the protein MGTRYKIKICGIKDLTTLELCVDLQVDFVGLNFSPRSPRAINADTAEYLLKLRKKSGFPKLVFLFFENKLTEIETLTNRFQPDLIQLIRGDAYVTSQIWNEFTETKKLLPAIRIQTKVTNEEDLEPKSNLVILDSFQKNLGGGTGHTFPWEYVTSVKRPFLLAGGITPDNVKSALETVHPYGIDVASGVETDGIKDPNKIKTLVQNVRTL; encoded by the coding sequence ATGGGAACCAGATACAAAATTAAAATCTGCGGAATCAAAGACCTGACCACATTGGAACTTTGTGTGGACCTGCAGGTCGATTTTGTTGGACTCAACTTTTCTCCGCGTTCCCCCCGTGCCATCAATGCCGATACGGCGGAATACCTTCTCAAGTTAAGAAAAAAATCAGGATTTCCCAAACTTGTATTTTTGTTTTTTGAAAACAAACTTACGGAAATCGAAACGTTAACAAATCGTTTCCAACCGGACCTCATCCAACTCATCCGGGGTGATGCGTATGTAACTTCTCAAATTTGGAATGAATTTACAGAAACCAAAAAGTTATTACCTGCCATTCGCATCCAAACGAAGGTCACAAATGAAGAAGACCTGGAACCTAAATCAAATTTAGTGATTTTAGATAGTTTTCAGAAAAATTTGGGTGGTGGGACAGGACATACTTTCCCTTGGGAATATGTAACATCCGTAAAACGACCTTTTTTACTCGCTGGTGGTATCACTCCTGATAATGTTAAATCTGCCTTGGAAACAGTTCACCCTTATGGGATTGATGTGGCCAGCGGAGTAGAAACCGACGGAATCAAAGATCCAAATAAAATAAAAACCTTGGTACAAAATGTCCGAACACTATGA
- a CDS encoding tRNA (cytidine(34)-2'-O)-methyltransferase: MEIALYRPEIPPNTGNIARLCVNVGVPLSIVGEPSFDLSEKAVRRAGLDYWKDLDLRRFVDFEEFRSQKEAEGSRIFLVSKFGSKVYWDVNFQKTDVFLFGRETSGLPEEIHQSCPPEHIISLPMAEVSRSINLSNAVAIVLYEALRQEKTRTNP; this comes from the coding sequence TTGGAAATCGCGCTTTATCGTCCAGAAATACCCCCTAACACGGGTAATATTGCAAGACTTTGTGTCAATGTGGGGGTTCCTCTCTCTATTGTCGGGGAACCGTCTTTTGACCTATCAGAAAAAGCTGTACGGCGCGCTGGTCTTGATTATTGGAAAGATTTGGACCTCCGACGTTTTGTTGATTTTGAAGAATTTAGAAGCCAAAAAGAAGCGGAAGGGAGTCGGATTTTTCTGGTTTCTAAATTTGGATCCAAAGTGTATTGGGATGTAAACTTCCAGAAAACGGATGTTTTTTTGTTTGGGAGAGAAACCTCGGGACTTCCGGAAGAAATCCACCAGTCTTGCCCTCCAGAACATATTATTTCCTTACCTATGGCAGAGGTGAGTCGTTCGATCAATCTTTCCAACGCGGTTGCCATCGTACTTTATGAAGCACTGCGCCAAGAAAAAACACGGACTAATCCTTAA
- a CDS encoding TetR/AcrR family transcriptional regulator, with product MQTPKEHTRKEILQAAREEFIQLGFEKASMRTIAKKAKVSTSNIYNYFENKEHLLTEILQPVLSGMEKAFAYVSHPDYFEKRFNDSYEAWQERFHIALDYVDANRDDFILLLTKSQGSHLEEFPDTVLTRLTKINFDQYSNFKEKNPSYKGEVSEFVVRNILSFFLNIFVQMVRQGISKQDMLVYQDSFLKFLHFGYKGSIASDLS from the coding sequence ATGCAAACTCCAAAAGAACACACACGAAAAGAAATCTTACAAGCGGCTCGAGAGGAATTCATCCAACTCGGTTTTGAGAAGGCTAGTATGCGAACCATTGCGAAAAAAGCAAAGGTATCCACGAGTAATATCTACAATTACTTTGAAAACAAAGAACACCTTCTAACAGAGATACTACAGCCTGTCCTTTCGGGAATGGAAAAAGCCTTTGCTTATGTATCTCATCCAGATTATTTCGAAAAAAGATTTAACGACAGTTATGAGGCATGGCAAGAGAGATTTCATATTGCCCTTGATTATGTTGATGCAAATCGAGATGATTTTATTCTTCTCTTAACAAAATCACAAGGTTCTCATTTAGAAGAATTTCCAGATACGGTTCTCACTCGTCTTACCAAAATCAACTTTGACCAGTATAGCAATTTTAAAGAAAAAAATCCAAGTTACAAAGGGGAAGTGAGTGAGTTTGTTGTCCGCAACATCCTTTCCTTTTTTCTCAATATCTTTGTGCAGATGGTCCGCCAAGGAATTTCCAAACAGGATATGTTGGTCTATCAGGATAGTTTCCTTAAATTTTTACACTTTGGGTACAAAGGATCGATTGCCTCTGATCTGAGTTGA
- a CDS encoding glycosyltransferase family 2 protein, with translation MPLPLSCAIITLNEEDNISRTLEALSFIEDIVVIDSGSTDQTVELAKSHGARVFFRKFDNYADQKNFAIEKTKFDWVFAIDADEVVSDGLKLEIIELFKENKLESVGYLIPRLTYYLGKWIRFGGYYPNYQIRLFKKTAGEFSGGLVHERVKLSGKPIKLKNPLYHYSYKNISDHLQFIDRYSSLFAEEEFRKGKSSSVLWAFLKACFKGFYMYWIRLGILDGKQGFVLALLGFYYNFLKYLKLYEKSNSISSFFVMVDSVHDVKSSKSTKKDGNQVHVG, from the coding sequence ATGCCTCTGCCTTTATCCTGTGCCATCATTACCCTCAACGAAGAGGATAACATCTCTCGCACTCTCGAAGCTCTTTCCTTTATTGAAGATATCGTAGTCATTGATTCCGGTTCTACTGACCAAACAGTAGAACTTGCTAAATCTCATGGGGCTCGAGTTTTCTTTCGCAAGTTTGATAACTATGCAGACCAAAAAAACTTTGCCATTGAAAAAACTAAGTTTGATTGGGTGTTTGCCATTGATGCCGATGAAGTGGTGTCGGATGGATTAAAACTAGAAATCATAGAATTATTTAAGGAAAACAAATTAGAATCCGTTGGTTATCTCATCCCTCGTTTGACTTATTACTTAGGAAAGTGGATACGGTTTGGAGGATATTATCCTAATTACCAAATTCGTCTGTTTAAAAAAACTGCAGGAGAATTTAGCGGTGGTTTGGTGCATGAAAGGGTTAAACTTTCCGGAAAACCAATCAAACTAAAGAATCCATTGTATCATTATTCTTATAAAAATATATCCGACCATTTACAGTTCATTGATCGTTATTCTAGTTTGTTTGCGGAAGAAGAATTTAGAAAAGGAAAATCGAGTTCTGTACTTTGGGCTTTTTTAAAAGCATGTTTTAAAGGTTTTTATATGTATTGGATCCGGTTGGGAATCCTAGATGGGAAACAAGGATTTGTTCTCGCTCTACTAGGATTTTATTATAATTTTCTTAAGTATTTAAAGTTATATGAAAAATCGAATTCAATCTCTTCTTTCTTTGTTATGGTTGATTCGGTTCATGATGTAAAGAGCAGTAAATCCACCAAGAAAGATGGCAACCAAGTTCACGTTGGATAA
- a CDS encoding S1 RNA-binding domain-containing protein, producing MKGPSSEFERLLEESFKKRQSIEPGSRHEAKVTAVKNDYVFIRTLENKILGNISTEEWRDEVLPKVGDSLVVYFLKENSGDFYFTTCLSGDNLTEEHMEMAAQYEIPVLGQMFVEANGGWEVKLGSHSAFVPFSQLDVSVKGKNIAGKRIKFVISEIGKKQNKIVLSQKKIADKERETKKQLLRDELKAGMFVSCTVKSIHKFGLIVDMDGFDALVPQSEATYKKNADLTAEFRVGETLRAKILTLDWATNKISLSVKDFLSDPWSGKLPFKESDIVTGTLESIKPFGLFVRLGDDFSGLVPNKETGVPSRTPLNTVFNPGQKLEVFVLEINPEKRQIALSISKAAEAKDRMEYQEYMSKEENPGSVSSFGLALQKSLEKKNKK from the coding sequence ATGAAAGGCCCATCCTCAGAATTTGAACGTTTATTAGAAGAAAGTTTTAAAAAAAGACAATCCATCGAACCTGGCTCTCGCCATGAAGCTAAGGTAACGGCCGTTAAGAATGATTATGTGTTCATTCGAACATTAGAAAATAAAATCTTAGGAAACATCTCTACAGAAGAATGGAGAGATGAAGTTTTGCCTAAGGTTGGTGATTCACTCGTAGTTTATTTTTTGAAAGAAAACTCGGGAGATTTTTATTTTACTACCTGTTTATCTGGAGACAACCTAACAGAAGAACATATGGAGATGGCAGCTCAGTATGAAATTCCTGTTCTTGGTCAAATGTTCGTGGAAGCAAATGGAGGATGGGAAGTCAAACTCGGTAGCCATTCAGCCTTTGTTCCCTTTAGCCAATTGGATGTTTCTGTAAAAGGAAAAAATATCGCAGGCAAACGAATCAAATTTGTGATCTCAGAAATTGGGAAAAAACAAAACAAAATTGTTTTGTCTCAGAAAAAAATTGCTGATAAAGAAAGAGAAACCAAAAAACAATTGTTACGTGATGAGCTGAAAGCAGGGATGTTTGTTTCCTGTACAGTTAAAAGTATCCATAAATTCGGACTAATCGTAGATATGGATGGTTTCGATGCTTTGGTTCCTCAATCGGAAGCAACATACAAAAAAAATGCCGATCTCACCGCAGAATTTCGAGTTGGGGAAACCTTACGTGCAAAAATTCTAACTTTAGATTGGGCCACGAACAAAATTTCACTAAGCGTAAAAGATTTCCTAAGTGATCCATGGTCTGGAAAACTCCCTTTTAAAGAATCAGATATTGTGACTGGAACTTTGGAATCGATCAAACCGTTCGGTCTCTTTGTTCGGTTAGGTGATGATTTTTCTGGTCTTGTTCCGAACAAAGAAACGGGAGTTCCTTCTCGCACTCCACTCAATACCGTGTTCAATCCAGGTCAAAAATTGGAAGTTTTTGTTTTGGAGATCAATCCTGAAAAAAGGCAGATTGCATTATCAATTTCGAAGGCTGCAGAGGCAAAAGATCGGATGGAATACCAAGAATATATGTCCAAAGAGGAGAATCCGGGATCCGTTTCTAGTTTTGGATTGGCTTTGCAAAAATCATTGGAAAAAAAGAATAAAAAGTAA
- a CDS encoding Mur ligase family protein, with product MLFFDFLHSLQNVEKTRNFNVFKDYSLNELSELFLFLKSKHKIHKPVRISVVGTNGKGSTSHYLASLLSLLGYKTGLYTSPHLLTPLERFQIFLEGKPEAPREEDVDSFFQHTILPDLERYQSLSYFEFLTVFAYLYFAKENTDFEIWEAGLGGRLDSTKLVYADFVILTKIGLDHSEILGDTKEKICLEKLGIITEVCRNLVVMDPEDDSLQTLIQNFSKGKTETHFLPLEKKLTYLETNFLFSQAALIHLVPNLTTKLKSISFGSVEKPRGRMEVLQTFPEVVFDPAHNPDAIATTTQEFAKTHPSFSLLLGSLPDKDREGILSQLIGLPLQSLILWEGNGFGAFPELPQVLKPITTKVRTDEELRPLFQGRFPVLVLGSFRIYGIVAKLIQNTTNM from the coding sequence ATGTTGTTTTTTGATTTTTTACATAGTTTGCAGAACGTTGAAAAAACAAGGAACTTCAATGTTTTCAAAGATTATTCTTTAAATGAACTTTCCGAACTTTTTTTATTTTTAAAATCAAAACATAAAATACACAAACCGGTTCGGATCAGTGTTGTCGGCACCAACGGGAAGGGATCAACTTCTCACTACCTTGCTTCTCTTTTGTCCCTTCTTGGATACAAAACGGGACTTTATACCTCCCCTCACTTATTAACACCACTAGAACGTTTTCAAATTTTCTTAGAGGGAAAACCAGAAGCTCCCAGAGAAGAGGATGTGGACTCGTTTTTTCAACATACCATCCTTCCCGACTTAGAAAGGTACCAGTCACTTTCGTATTTTGAATTTCTAACAGTTTTTGCTTATCTCTATTTTGCAAAAGAAAACACAGATTTCGAAATTTGGGAAGCAGGTCTTGGAGGAAGGCTTGATTCCACAAAACTAGTGTATGCTGATTTTGTCATTTTAACAAAAATTGGATTGGACCATTCCGAAATTTTAGGAGATACCAAAGAAAAAATCTGTTTGGAGAAATTAGGTATCATAACAGAGGTTTGTCGAAACCTAGTGGTGATGGATCCCGAAGATGATTCCTTACAAACTCTCATTCAAAATTTTTCAAAAGGAAAAACAGAGACTCACTTCCTCCCTCTCGAAAAAAAACTCACCTATCTAGAAACGAACTTTCTTTTTTCCCAAGCGGCCCTAATCCATTTGGTTCCCAACCTGACAACAAAACTCAAATCCATTTCCTTTGGGTCAGTCGAAAAACCTCGCGGTCGAATGGAAGTTTTACAAACCTTTCCCGAAGTTGTTTTTGATCCGGCCCACAACCCAGATGCCATAGCCACCACCACCCAAGAGTTTGCCAAAACCCACCCATCCTTTTCCCTTCTTCTCGGTAGCCTTCCCGACAAGGACCGCGAAGGGATTCTGTCCCAACTGATAGGCCTTCCCCTCCAATCCCTGATTCTTTGGGAAGGAAATGGTTTTGGGGCCTTCCCGGAACTTCCACAAGTGCTAAAACCAATCACCACCAAAGTGCGGACGGATGAAGAGCTTCGGCCCCTATTCCAAGGCAGATTTCCGGTATTGGTGTTAGGAAGTTTTCGCATTTATGGAATTGTGGCAAAATTAATACAAAATACAACAAACATGTAA
- a CDS encoding shikimate dehydrogenase family protein codes for MYSKHTEIFGILGYPLGHTLSPWIHNTLFQLSGYDGVYLVFENQHWKEIGLRPLMELGVRGVSVTIPYKEWAYSQANIVCEASKTMGSSNTLLFRDGIEAVNTDGTGAVRSILQANPNLLDPHQEKQILVLGSGGSAKGILFAIAESLQKNAKKGKIQRKVNILARNEAATKEILFSLGNPEWLGVTTKETSMEEAENYDLIIHTTPVGMKGFSGEPLLNSDFFTKKHTLFDIVYNPLETELVKQAKKKKAKIIPGYHMLLYQGIRQFELFTNIQTKQKWIRKVESILFKQLKNRS; via the coding sequence TTGTATTCAAAACACACTGAAATATTTGGGATCTTGGGATATCCCTTAGGCCATACCCTTTCGCCTTGGATTCATAACACTCTGTTCCAACTCTCTGGATATGATGGAGTGTATTTGGTTTTTGAAAACCAACATTGGAAGGAGATTGGACTTCGTCCCTTGATGGAATTGGGAGTACGGGGGGTTTCTGTTACCATTCCTTACAAAGAATGGGCCTATTCACAAGCGAACATTGTTTGTGAAGCATCCAAAACAATGGGTTCTTCCAATACCCTTCTCTTCCGTGATGGAATTGAAGCTGTGAATACAGATGGAACTGGTGCCGTTAGATCCATTCTCCAAGCCAATCCCAATCTTTTAGATCCACATCAGGAAAAACAAATTTTAGTTTTAGGAAGTGGAGGAAGTGCAAAGGGAATCTTATTTGCGATTGCAGAGTCTCTCCAAAAAAATGCAAAGAAGGGAAAGATACAAAGAAAGGTAAATATCCTTGCAAGAAATGAAGCGGCAACCAAAGAAATCTTGTTTTCTTTAGGAAATCCAGAATGGCTTGGGGTCACCACCAAAGAAACATCTATGGAAGAAGCTGAAAACTATGACCTCATCATCCATACAACCCCAGTTGGTATGAAAGGATTTTCTGGGGAACCTCTCCTAAACTCTGACTTTTTCACCAAAAAACATACGTTATTCGATATCGTTTACAATCCTTTAGAAACGGAATTAGTAAAACAAGCTAAGAAAAAAAAAGCAAAGATCATTCCTGGATACCATATGTTACTCTACCAAGGAATTAGACAATTTGAACTATTTACAAATATCCAAACAAAACAGAAATGGATCAGGAAGGTGGAATCAATCCTTTTCAAACAATTAAAAAATCGCAGTTAA